A single Terriglobales bacterium DNA region contains:
- a CDS encoding right-handed parallel beta-helix repeat-containing protein, with the protein MAVAVGSAAQTTINVPADVATIQGAIDVANNGDTVLVAPGTYTENLDFKGKAITVVSASGAAATIIDGGQKAPVVQFVTNEPATAVLDGFTIRDGLESFGMGGGVKIRNSAPTVRNNVIRDNTGCNMSAVYLGGSSATIASNVISNNGDLGTGCSGGSGAGIYVGGSRSNGPNIIVGNQIVNNTAKNGEGGGVALNGAGNVVFQNNLVKGNSAYDTGGIWIINSVSELIVGNVIVDNVSALANNRQVSGVYLSVPYNSRGAYLLNNTISSGAQTGNAVYIAGYYSATPLTNNIIFGNNSDATVHCDPVYSSQPPLFSHNDLYSPLANAYEGTCGAVLGNNGNISAAPLFMDLAGGNYRLQPTSPAIDAG; encoded by the coding sequence GTGGCCGTGGCGGTGGGCAGCGCAGCCCAAACCACGATCAATGTTCCAGCCGATGTCGCAACCATCCAGGGAGCCATCGACGTCGCGAACAACGGTGATACCGTCCTGGTCGCGCCCGGCACGTACACCGAGAATCTCGACTTCAAGGGCAAAGCGATCACCGTGGTGAGCGCCAGCGGAGCGGCCGCGACGATTATTGACGGCGGCCAGAAGGCCCCGGTGGTGCAGTTCGTCACGAACGAACCCGCGACCGCGGTGCTGGACGGGTTCACGATACGAGATGGCCTCGAGTCGTTCGGCATGGGTGGAGGCGTGAAAATCAGAAACTCTGCACCGACCGTGCGGAATAACGTGATTCGCGACAACACCGGCTGCAATATGAGCGCCGTGTACCTCGGGGGAAGCTCGGCTACGATTGCCAGCAACGTCATCAGCAACAACGGAGACTTGGGGACTGGTTGCAGTGGAGGAAGCGGCGCGGGCATCTACGTCGGCGGATCGCGAAGCAACGGCCCGAACATCATCGTGGGAAACCAAATCGTGAACAACACGGCGAAGAATGGTGAAGGCGGCGGGGTCGCGCTGAACGGTGCTGGGAATGTCGTCTTCCAAAACAACCTGGTCAAGGGAAACTCGGCGTATGACACCGGGGGCATCTGGATCATCAATTCAGTGAGCGAACTGATTGTGGGTAACGTAATCGTCGATAACGTAAGCGCCTTGGCTAACAACCGGCAGGTCAGCGGTGTCTACCTTTCCGTGCCGTATAACTCTCGGGGAGCGTACCTGCTCAACAATACAATCAGCAGCGGGGCGCAGACTGGCAATGCTGTTTACATTGCTGGCTACTACTCCGCCACTCCCCTGACCAATAACATCATCTTCGGAAATAACAGCGATGCAACGGTACATTGTGACCCGGTGTACTCCAGCCAGCCGCCGCTGTTCAGCCACAACGATCTGTACTCGCCGCTTGCAAACGCCTATGAGGGAACCTGCGGAGCCGTGCTCGGGAATAACGGCAACATCTCGGCGGCTCCCCTCTTCATGGACCTTGCGGGCGGGAACTACAGGCTGCAACCAACGTCGCCGGCAATCGATGCCGGC